The Corallococcus exiguus genome includes a window with the following:
- a CDS encoding PadR family transcriptional regulator: MRGRHGRDRGDSEHWHHHERGEGHRGRHGGPGGGRHRMFEGGELRLVLLHLINAEPRHGYDLIRAIEGLSRGVYAPSPGVIYPTLTLLKDMELVGEPDTTDTQRKLFAITEQGKALLAENAKVVEGLLRRLAEAGEIRERTDAAPVRRAMQNLKSVLFDTLSPGVDKKVVLDVAALIDEAAQKIERLRS, translated from the coding sequence ATGCGCGGCAGACACGGAAGAGACCGGGGCGACTCGGAGCACTGGCATCACCATGAGCGCGGGGAGGGCCACCGGGGGCGGCACGGCGGCCCCGGCGGTGGGCGGCATCGGATGTTCGAGGGCGGCGAGCTGCGCCTCGTCCTGCTCCACCTCATCAACGCGGAGCCCCGGCACGGGTACGACCTCATCCGGGCCATCGAGGGCTTGAGCCGGGGCGTGTATGCCCCCAGCCCCGGGGTCATCTACCCCACGCTCACCCTGCTCAAGGACATGGAGCTGGTGGGCGAGCCGGACACGACGGACACGCAGCGCAAGCTCTTCGCCATCACGGAGCAGGGCAAGGCGCTGCTCGCGGAGAACGCGAAGGTAGTGGAGGGGCTGCTGCGGCGGCTCGCAGAGGCCGGAGAGATTCGCGAGCGCACGGACGCGGCTCCGGTCCGGCGCGCGATGCAGAACCTGAAGAGCGTGCTGTTCGACACGCTGTCGCCCGGCGTCGACAAGAAGGTCGTGCTCGACGTGGCGGCGTTGATCGACGAGGCCGCGCAGAAGATCGAGAGGCTCCGCTCATGA
- a CDS encoding DMP19 family protein, producing MSGKDTRLPRASVEGLPVGERLWLLMEPAWGHDAVEGTHGQQVLALTTFFIRDIGNGGLDQALYNFAPSSVEFVLQSFEELGAAGHAALVRRGLDALFGAHPPGTLEARRRILDTKPRAWIDAHLGTLSEQLQGEEKLESCFLRYVDSHPSEFFRD from the coding sequence GTGTCTGGGAAGGATACGCGGCTGCCGCGTGCGAGCGTCGAAGGGCTTCCGGTGGGGGAGCGGCTGTGGCTGCTCATGGAGCCTGCATGGGGGCACGATGCCGTCGAAGGAACGCACGGCCAACAGGTGCTGGCCCTCACGACCTTCTTCATCCGGGACATCGGGAACGGCGGGCTGGATCAGGCCCTCTACAACTTCGCTCCCTCCTCGGTGGAGTTCGTGCTGCAGAGCTTCGAGGAGCTTGGCGCCGCCGGACATGCCGCCCTGGTGAGAAGGGGACTCGACGCGCTCTTTGGGGCCCACCCTCCCGGGACGCTCGAGGCGCGTCGGCGCATCCTCGACACGAAGCCGCGAGCGTGGATTGACGCGCATCTCGGAACACTGAGCGAGCAGCTCCAAGGTGAGGAGAAGCTCGAGTCCTGCTTCCTGCGCTATGTCGACTCGCATCCCTCCGAGTTCTTCCGGGACTGA
- a CDS encoding restriction endonuclease fold toxin 5 domain-containing protein, protein MALADATRSDDVQPDAWEQLLTNAGLEARDERTLGGTLTPTQAARLMGVLLGKPVTLSTFPPRMAAGFILREVMEGGEVTRKELSRRVERFSREQIAVLRPDGYLAWALTGSTQQKVATVEWKDGAFRAHGFELGRFYSGKGGVFRNVDAQLQASDWRPLAEVYDDADVISRTLDGAEDAVVELYHALGQLLTRPVDSIAGLSHLPAGVAALIAASPAYWERFQAMTRGEQIREVSRLTTGMLVTWGAASATTRTLKGMSVGAEATVPVLSMSAEGAMALERVAVPAGRAAAVLSGGPGAAIILQRSNASGSVPAPSNGPGQWAPAKESMSPRARGYQEQITGHSADEAYWVGGVGHNNGGVKFDGFKDGVLLEAKGPGYAEFFEADLAPKHWFEASGKAKELVDQATRQRDIVLNTGVRIEWHVAEKHAAASIKQLLKSNGITGITVIQTSARLLVP, encoded by the coding sequence GTGGCCCTGGCGGACGCCACCCGCTCCGACGATGTGCAACCGGATGCCTGGGAGCAGTTGCTGACGAACGCGGGACTGGAAGCGCGAGACGAACGCACCCTGGGAGGCACGCTGACGCCCACGCAAGCGGCGCGACTGATGGGAGTGCTCCTGGGCAAGCCCGTCACGTTGAGCACCTTCCCGCCTCGCATGGCCGCGGGCTTCATCCTGCGCGAGGTGATGGAGGGAGGCGAAGTCACCCGGAAGGAGCTGTCGCGACGGGTGGAGCGATTCTCCCGGGAGCAGATCGCGGTGTTGAGACCGGATGGCTACCTCGCGTGGGCACTCACCGGGAGTACCCAACAGAAGGTGGCAACGGTCGAATGGAAGGACGGCGCCTTCCGAGCGCATGGCTTCGAACTGGGCCGCTTCTACAGCGGCAAGGGCGGCGTCTTCCGGAACGTGGACGCGCAGCTTCAGGCTTCGGATTGGCGGCCCCTGGCCGAGGTGTACGACGACGCGGACGTCATCAGCCGCACCCTGGATGGAGCCGAGGACGCCGTCGTGGAGCTGTACCACGCGCTGGGACAGTTGCTCACGCGCCCCGTGGACAGCATCGCGGGATTGAGCCACCTGCCAGCGGGCGTGGCGGCGCTCATCGCGGCATCGCCCGCGTACTGGGAGCGCTTCCAGGCCATGACCCGTGGCGAGCAGATCCGCGAAGTGTCGCGACTGACGACGGGGATGCTCGTCACCTGGGGCGCGGCGTCAGCCACGACACGGACACTGAAGGGGATGTCCGTGGGCGCGGAGGCCACGGTGCCGGTGCTCTCGATGTCGGCGGAGGGCGCGATGGCGTTGGAGCGCGTCGCGGTGCCAGCGGGACGGGCGGCGGCAGTGCTGAGCGGCGGGCCGGGAGCAGCCATCATTCTCCAGCGTTCAAACGCTTCCGGTTCGGTACCTGCGCCATCGAATGGGCCCGGACAGTGGGCGCCTGCAAAGGAATCCATGTCTCCGCGTGCCCGGGGCTACCAGGAGCAGATCACGGGACACTCGGCGGATGAGGCGTATTGGGTGGGGGGTGTGGGGCACAACAACGGAGGCGTGAAGTTCGATGGCTTCAAGGATGGCGTGCTGTTGGAGGCGAAGGGGCCAGGCTACGCTGAATTTTTTGAAGCCGACCTTGCGCCCAAGCATTGGTTCGAGGCATCGGGAAAGGCCAAAGAGCTCGTCGACCAAGCCACGAGGCAGCGTGACATCGTCCTGAACACGGGTGTCCGCATTGAGTGGCACGTCGCCGAAAAGCATGCAGCGGCTTCAATCAAGCAGCTGCTGAAAAGCAATGGCATCACCGGGATTACCGTCATCCAAACTTCCGCACGTCTTTTGGTTCCCTGA
- a CDS encoding siderophore-interacting protein produces the protein MSTQDLHQIVRVRHELRRRSLVVSGVESVTPRMRCIHFASPDLADFSSPSPDDHIKLFFPQAREQVMRDFTPRAYDNRGQTLTIDFALHGSGPATEWATGAKVGSTLEIGGPKGSQLVPDDFDWYLLVGDESALPALGRRVELLRPGVPVTTVAVVANASEQQTFVTKASWHPTWVVRGEPGPGDGALLRRELAKFTPPPGDGFVWLAGEAEWVRELRTYVIEERGHPAEWVKAASYWHRDGDAGLEGPGSRH, from the coding sequence ATGAGCACCCAGGACCTGCATCAAATCGTTCGCGTGCGCCACGAACTGCGGCGGCGCAGCCTGGTCGTCAGCGGCGTGGAGTCCGTGACGCCTCGCATGCGGTGCATCCACTTCGCGTCGCCGGACCTGGCGGACTTCAGCAGCCCGTCGCCGGATGACCACATCAAGCTGTTCTTCCCGCAGGCGAGGGAACAGGTGATGCGTGACTTCACGCCTCGCGCCTACGACAACCGCGGCCAGACACTGACCATCGACTTCGCGCTGCACGGCTCCGGACCCGCGACGGAATGGGCCACCGGCGCGAAGGTCGGCTCCACGCTGGAGATTGGCGGACCGAAGGGCTCGCAGCTCGTGCCCGATGACTTCGACTGGTACCTGCTGGTGGGCGACGAGAGCGCGCTGCCGGCGCTCGGCCGCCGGGTGGAGCTGCTGCGTCCGGGCGTGCCCGTGACGACCGTGGCGGTCGTGGCCAACGCGTCCGAGCAGCAGACCTTCGTCACGAAGGCCTCCTGGCACCCGACCTGGGTGGTGCGTGGAGAGCCGGGGCCCGGAGATGGCGCGCTGCTGCGGCGCGAACTGGCGAAGTTCACGCCTCCTCCGGGGGATGGCTTCGTGTGGCTGGCGGGCGAGGCGGAGTGGGTGCGCGAGCTGCGGACCTACGTCATCGAGGAGCGCGGCCACCCGGCGGAGTGGGTCAAGGCCGCGTCCTACTGGCACCGCGACGGGGATGCCGGACTCGAAGGCCCTGGCTCTCGTCACTGA
- a CDS encoding carboxypeptidase regulatory-like domain-containing protein → MIDEVDLRMRAWVGRIATDAPVHLGVPDREALDRGVCLYLLELGPASLTRAGKQGALQFTVCYLVTVGAETPERAHRLLGDLVFAAMGDKELEVDLSPVPAALWAGLRSVPRPSFRLRVQVRKEQPLAEVRCLSLVGGASAQAPLLGRVVGPGDVPIRDAWVALPSLQLSTRTDAEGHFHFPRPPRGESLGRLEVRAEGELLSVESEGLATGTSPWIIRMPVKEE, encoded by the coding sequence ATGATCGACGAAGTCGATCTGCGCATGAGAGCGTGGGTGGGACGCATTGCCACGGACGCGCCGGTGCACCTGGGCGTGCCCGACCGCGAGGCCCTGGACCGGGGTGTCTGTCTTTACCTCCTGGAGCTGGGGCCGGCGTCCCTGACCCGGGCGGGGAAGCAGGGCGCCCTGCAGTTCACCGTCTGCTATCTGGTGACGGTGGGCGCGGAGACGCCCGAGCGCGCGCACCGGCTGCTGGGTGACCTGGTCTTCGCGGCCATGGGCGACAAGGAATTGGAGGTGGACCTGAGCCCGGTGCCGGCGGCGCTGTGGGCGGGTTTGCGCTCCGTGCCGCGTCCCTCCTTCCGCCTGCGGGTGCAGGTGCGCAAGGAGCAACCCCTGGCGGAGGTGCGATGTCTGTCATTGGTGGGCGGGGCGTCCGCGCAGGCCCCCCTGCTGGGTCGGGTGGTGGGGCCCGGTGACGTGCCCATCCGGGACGCGTGGGTGGCGCTGCCCTCGCTGCAGTTGAGTACGCGCACGGATGCGGAGGGGCACTTCCACTTTCCCCGCCCGCCGCGGGGGGAGTCGCTGGGCCGGCTGGAGGTGCGCGCGGAAGGGGAGCTGCTGTCGGTGGAATCGGAGGGGCTGGCCACCGGGACGTCGCCGTGGATCATCCGGATGCCGGTGAAGGAGGAGTGA
- a CDS encoding immunity 52 family protein: MTTLDPSATYPETYYAGAYWGPRRESPEACAQRAADFLNMLAACDPLFANWNKIPKPRGKGRKTPLMPPDLPTLTEAFRRGVNREPGGPPIEHLGLTVSAYNDGTSQDHASVRMTCGSYAQHSSTNVCVLSLPSKGTNAERVLTASVLTNVTRSMALAWEPDWAVAMSHAHRDTEGGEGKADTWLGWVTYLSRHRGTVPPLPAPVRIEPVEDRGTLIILTPERFTVANPEHIALARRVRELLARAGLMRSDRQPTV; encoded by the coding sequence ATGACAACGCTGGATCCATCCGCGACCTATCCCGAGACCTACTACGCCGGTGCCTACTGGGGACCGCGACGGGAGTCCCCTGAGGCATGTGCCCAGCGAGCGGCGGACTTCCTCAACATGCTGGCCGCGTGCGACCCGCTGTTCGCGAACTGGAACAAGATTCCCAAACCACGCGGCAAGGGACGCAAGACGCCCCTCATGCCTCCTGACCTTCCCACCCTGACGGAAGCGTTCCGGCGCGGCGTCAACCGCGAGCCGGGTGGGCCGCCCATCGAGCATCTGGGCTTGACCGTCTCGGCATACAATGACGGTACCAGCCAGGACCATGCTTCCGTGCGGATGACCTGCGGGAGCTACGCACAGCACAGCTCCACCAACGTGTGCGTCCTGTCTCTTCCATCAAAGGGGACGAACGCGGAACGAGTCCTTACGGCATCCGTGCTGACGAACGTGACGCGCAGCATGGCGCTGGCCTGGGAACCGGATTGGGCCGTGGCCATGTCTCACGCACATCGGGACACCGAAGGTGGAGAAGGAAAGGCCGACACCTGGCTCGGCTGGGTGACCTACCTGTCCCGCCACCGGGGCACGGTGCCGCCACTGCCCGCCCCCGTGCGCATCGAGCCCGTGGAGGACAGGGGCACGTTGATCATCCTGACCCCCGAGCGCTTCACCGTGGCCAACCCCGAGCACATCGCACTGGCGCGGCGGGTCCGTGAGCTGCTGGCCCGGGCAGGGCTCATGCGGTCTGACCGGCAGCCCACGGTCTGA